The Corythoichthys intestinalis isolate RoL2023-P3 chromosome 1, ASM3026506v1, whole genome shotgun sequence genome has a segment encoding these proteins:
- the si:dkey-56m19.5 gene encoding serine-aspartate repeat-containing protein I codes for MGGKLSKKKKGYDVSDPKEKKDEAAAPAASAEESCKVADDAPPAEAPVTTESGVVEEETVGSAVAAVTEVAKAQEEPKSDPLEEQALVAAPASDEPVPVKDEPALAPEEPVSVKEEAPQAPEEPVIVNEEPASVPEQPAIVKEEEAPVLEEQAAVKEETAPALENPVTVKEEIATAESSAAPEVAVSEEPVEVTDEAVAAQEEEVAVVEEEPTAAPEEAVPILEEPATLSEVASSLPDEATVQEAAPTAVEPECAAAPEPEPVEEPATVEENLNELEDVPASPEEALQEPEPIPVTVSVEAVLPPFTQEFEPLADPVREEETLFDTGIEQVTEPKAESVAEKETEPEQAVDTQEPLAEEQGQVNEPDPTVATDGNMEKETVGAEETHDKCLPSNDESAEQDIAEPVETEAIAEASAEDVPCSEDVGETKIENGDMESSPITEDVMEVAALPLVNGECTVSTNPKECVNGIEKSVESPVKKLSDFELKTDINLSGDVQEAPEAADGMVEALSTEVTQEV; via the coding sequence ATGGGAGGGAAATTGAGCAAGAAGAAGAAGGGCTACGATGTGAGTGatcccaaagaaaaaaaagatgaagCTGCAGCACCAGCTGCAAGTGCTGAAGAGTCTTGTAAAGTTGCAGATGACGCACCACCCGCTGAAGCCCCTGTAACAACTGAATCAGGCGTTGTGGAAGAGGAAACTGTTGGATCAGCTGTGGCAGCAGTAACTGAAGTAGCCAAAGCCCAAGAAGAGCCTAAATCTGATCCACTTGAAGAACAAGCACTCGTAGCAGCTCCAGCATCAGACGAACCAGTCCCAGTCAAGGATGAACCAGCTCTGGCTCCAGAAGAACCAGTCTCAGTCAAAGAAGAAGCGCCTCAAGCTCCGGAAGAACCAGTCATAGTCAATGAAGAACCAGCTTCTGTTCCAGAACAACCAGCCATCGTCAAGGAAGAAGAAGCTCCAGTTCTAGAAGAACAAGCTGCAGTCAAGGAAGAGACAGCTCCAGCATTGGAAAATCCAGTCACAGTGAAAGAGGAAATAGCTACAGCAGAATCATCTGCAGCACCAGAAGTGGCTGTATCAGAGGAACCTGTTGAAGTCACAGATGAAGCTGTTGCAGCTCAAGAGGAAGAGGTAGCTGTAGTAGAAGAAGAACCTACTGCAGCACCAGAGGAGGCAGTTCCCATTTTAGAAGAACCAGCTACATTATCTGAAGTAGCATCATCATTACCAGATGAAGCTACAGTCCAAGAGGCTGCACCAACTGCGGTTGAACCAGAGTGTGCAGCTGCACCTGAGCCTGAACCTGTGGAAGAACCCGCTACTGTTGAAGAAAATCTAAACGAACTAGAGGATGTTCCTGCCAGTCCAGAGGAGGCACTGCAAGAGCCAGAACCCATCCCAGTGACCGTTTCGGTGGAGGCAGTCTTACCTCCATTCACTCAGGAATTTGAACCTTTAGCCGACCCAGTAAGAGAGGAAGAGACACTTTTTGACACTGGAATAGAACAGGTAACAGAGCCTAAAGCTGAATCAGTGGCAGAGAAAGAAACAGAGCCAGAACAGGCGGTTGACACGCAGGAACCCCTGGCTGAGGAACAAGGCCAAGTAAATGAGCCCGATCCAACAGTGGCCACAGATGGCAACATGGAAAAAGAGACTGTGGGTGCTGAGGAAACCCACGACAAATGTCTGCCTTCAAATGATGAATCAGCTGAACAAGACATAGCAGAACCTGTTGAAACTGAGGCGATAGCTGAAGCTTCTGCAGAAGATGTGCCTTGCTCTGAGGATGTGGGAGAAACAAAGATTGAAAATGGTGATATGGAGAGCTCTCCAATTACAGAGGATGTGATGGAAGTAGCAGCTCTCCCGCTTGTGAACGGAGAGTGCACAGTCTCCACAAACCCTAAGGAATGTGTTAATGGTATTGAGAAATCGGTGG